A genomic region of Anaerolineales bacterium contains the following coding sequences:
- a CDS encoding glycosyltransferase — MPTKRPSARTARIAVAIPCHNEAATIAKVVGDFRKNLPRAKVYVFDNASTDTSAALARKARAEVRHVGQLGKGNVIRAIFDQLDEDIIVMADGDDTYYAEDVHTVLAPVLDGTADMSVGHRMDGASDANMKRLNQLGNRMIVAYINRLFATKFEDVLSGYRAFNRRFIEGVPVLTSGFEVETEITIQALAEGLHIVEVPTRYRSRPADSSSKLRPFADGYRIVLTAAILLRDHRPLRLFGAIALLFWALALVAGILRLFSFVGQGSLPDSILGGVVLLGVPTGLMALGIGLSLNAINTRFAGIKTYLRRSK, encoded by the coding sequence ATGCCCACCAAACGTCCCTCTGCCCGTACTGCTCGCATCGCTGTGGCGATTCCCTGCCACAATGAAGCTGCCACGATTGCCAAGGTGGTGGGCGATTTCCGCAAAAATCTGCCGCGCGCCAAGGTGTACGTGTTTGACAACGCCTCCACAGACACCAGCGCCGCGCTGGCGCGCAAGGCGCGTGCCGAAGTGCGCCATGTGGGCCAGCTGGGCAAGGGCAACGTCATCCGCGCTATTTTTGACCAGCTGGATGAAGACATCATTGTCATGGCCGACGGCGATGACACCTATTACGCCGAAGATGTTCATACTGTGCTGGCCCCGGTGCTGGACGGCACGGCGGATATGTCGGTGGGCCACCGTATGGACGGCGCCAGCGACGCCAACATGAAACGCCTCAATCAGCTGGGCAACCGCATGATCGTGGCCTATATCAACCGTCTCTTTGCTACAAAATTTGAGGATGTGCTCTCCGGCTACCGTGCCTTCAACCGCCGCTTCATTGAAGGAGTGCCGGTGCTGACCAGCGGTTTCGAAGTCGAGACCGAGATCACCATCCAAGCCCTAGCCGAGGGTCTGCACATCGTCGAAGTGCCCACGCGTTACCGCAGCCGCCCCGCGGATAGCAGCTCCAAGCTGCGCCCGTTTGCTGATGGCTACCGCATCGTGCTCACTGCCGCCATTCTGTTGCGTGACCACCGCCCGCTGCGCCTCTTTGGCGCCATCGCACTGCTGTTCTGGGCGCTGGCGCTGGTAGCGGGTATCCTGCGCCTGTTCAGTTTTGTGGGGCAGGGCAGCCTGCCTGACAGCATCCTGGGCGGTGTGGTGTTGCTGGGGGTACCCACCGGCCTGATGGCGCTCGGCATCGGCCTTTCACTCAACGCGATCAACACCCGTTTTGCGGGTATCAAGACCTACCTAAGGCGAAGTAAATAA
- a CDS encoding B12-binding domain-containing radical SAM protein, whose translation MSVLLINPNLVAQRNDPLTTGIVYMPISLAYLAASLRAAGHAVSVLDAYAATPRQARNDGNFYVYGLDPAEVLAQIPADTQTVFVYAINLTNHMSTLEMVRAARQAAPQATVIVVENTQAVTAYALTHVAAEFYAAGAHYILTGEPERRAQRLLAALQAGDAQAIRAIDGVGGPDFYNLPAGFMDEAELSALPFPAWDLFPLQNYWQLGFAHGPLSAERYLPLLTSRGCPYPCGFCVVPATNRQRWRPRTPLNVVDEIEHFQRALGVSEFHIEDLDPTISDERIRAICAEILRRGLKITWKIAAGTKVETMQDEDTIDQMAAAGCRYISISPETGSPRLLKLMRKPFNLKHAVRLVKRMNQVGIRSQACFVLGYPGETPEDLQMTWDLVRDLTRVGVDEVALFIVTPVPGSSIYDQFQGYGNLSELNFSPTWRQDYQALASFRFRLYASFLLWKLRYHPFKLLSQPFNFLRRKFQTKMEMVPYRALALRWFAR comes from the coding sequence GTCTACATGCCGATCAGCCTGGCGTATTTGGCGGCCAGCTTGCGCGCCGCCGGCCACGCCGTCAGCGTGCTGGATGCGTATGCCGCCACGCCGCGCCAAGCACGCAATGACGGCAATTTTTACGTCTACGGGCTCGACCCGGCTGAAGTGCTGGCCCAGATCCCGGCCGACACGCAAACCGTCTTCGTCTACGCCATCAATCTCACCAATCACATGTCCACGTTGGAGATGGTGCGTGCCGCCCGCCAGGCCGCCCCGCAGGCCACGGTCATCGTGGTTGAGAACACGCAGGCGGTGACGGCCTACGCGCTCACGCATGTAGCCGCGGAGTTTTATGCTGCCGGGGCGCATTACATCCTCACCGGGGAACCGGAGCGCCGCGCCCAGCGCCTGCTGGCAGCGCTGCAAGCGGGCGATGCGCAGGCTATCCGCGCCATCGATGGGGTGGGCGGGCCAGATTTCTATAACTTGCCTGCGGGCTTCATGGATGAAGCCGAGCTGAGCGCATTGCCTTTCCCAGCGTGGGATCTGTTCCCGCTGCAAAACTACTGGCAGCTAGGCTTTGCCCACGGCCCGCTCTCGGCGGAGCGCTACCTGCCGCTGCTCACCTCGCGCGGTTGCCCATACCCGTGTGGTTTCTGCGTCGTGCCGGCCACCAACCGCCAGCGCTGGCGCCCGCGCACGCCACTCAACGTGGTGGACGAGATCGAGCACTTCCAGCGCGCACTGGGTGTAAGCGAGTTCCACATCGAGGACCTTGACCCCACCATCTCAGATGAGCGTATCCGCGCCATCTGCGCCGAGATCCTGCGCCGCGGCCTCAAGATCACCTGGAAGATCGCCGCCGGCACCAAGGTCGAGACGATGCAGGATGAAGACACCATTGACCAGATGGCCGCCGCAGGCTGCCGCTATATTTCGATTTCGCCCGAAACGGGCTCACCACGGCTGCTTAAGCTGATGCGTAAGCCGTTCAACCTCAAGCATGCCGTGCGCCTGGTCAAGCGCATGAACCAGGTGGGCATTCGTTCGCAAGCCTGCTTTGTGCTCGGCTACCCGGGTGAAACCCCTGAAGATTTGCAAATGACCTGGGACTTGGTGCGTGATCTCACCCGCGTGGGCGTAGACGAAGTGGCGCTCTTCATCGTCACACCGGTACCGGGCTCTTCTATATATGACCAGTTCCAGGGCTATGGCAATTTGTCTGAGCTCAATTTCAGCCCCACCTGGCGCCAAGACTATCAGGCGCTGGCCTCCTTCCGCTTCCGTCTGTATGCTAGTTTCCTGCTGTGGAAACTGCGTTATCATCCTTTCAAGCTTTTGTCGCAGCCGTTCAACTTCTTGCGCCGCAAGTTCCAAACCAAGATGGAGATGGTGCCCTACCGGGCGCTGGCTCTGCGCTGGTTTGCACGCTAA